A portion of the Kineococcus endophyticus genome contains these proteins:
- a CDS encoding MFS transporter — translation MSTPTSTPGLVPGDGSTALRKAALRLIPFVAVMFFINYLDRTAISFAGPNGMNDDLALTAAQYGFAAGIFFVGYIVLEIPSNLALHRFGARKWLARIMVSWGIVAVLFTWVQSDTQLYWLRFLLGVTEAGFFPGAILFLTMWFPREYRRRALAGFYLAQPLTTVIGAPLAGFLMQSGHGVFGLEGWRFMFLCVGIPAIVLGVACWFYLTDRPEDARWLTADERAWMRRELDAEAGENQQRGHVSARRILREGRVWALAVAYFGLIYGLYSLAFFLPTIIGGFQERFGTTFSVFEKGLVTAVPYVPAALALFLWSRHIYRNGFKSWHIALPTLLAGLSVPVALYMNSPYLTILVIAVTACGIFMALPNFWSLPAQFLTGAAAAAGIAFINTFGNIGGFSAPYVTGWLTDLTGDEKLGLWLTGGLLVLSAGILLVLSRRSRATDASERVATQTSAA, via the coding sequence ATGAGCACCCCCACCTCCACCCCCGGACTGGTTCCGGGGGACGGCAGCACGGCGCTGCGCAAGGCCGCCCTGCGACTGATCCCGTTCGTCGCGGTCATGTTCTTCATCAACTACCTCGACCGGACCGCGATCAGCTTCGCCGGACCGAACGGCATGAACGACGACCTGGCCCTGACCGCCGCCCAGTACGGGTTCGCGGCCGGCATCTTCTTCGTCGGCTACATCGTCCTGGAGATCCCCAGCAACCTGGCCCTGCACCGGTTCGGCGCTCGCAAGTGGCTGGCCCGCATCATGGTCAGCTGGGGGATCGTCGCGGTCCTGTTCACCTGGGTCCAGAGCGACACCCAGCTGTACTGGCTGCGGTTCCTCCTCGGCGTGACCGAGGCCGGGTTCTTCCCCGGGGCCATCCTGTTCCTCACGATGTGGTTCCCCCGCGAGTACCGCCGCCGGGCCCTCGCAGGGTTCTACCTGGCCCAGCCCCTGACCACGGTCATCGGCGCCCCGCTGGCCGGTTTCCTCATGCAGTCCGGGCACGGGGTGTTCGGCCTCGAGGGCTGGCGCTTCATGTTCCTCTGCGTCGGGATCCCCGCGATCGTCCTGGGCGTCGCGTGCTGGTTCTACCTCACCGACCGTCCCGAGGACGCGCGCTGGCTGACCGCCGACGAGCGGGCCTGGATGCGCCGCGAACTCGACGCCGAGGCCGGCGAGAACCAGCAGCGCGGCCACGTCTCGGCCCGCCGCATCCTGCGCGAAGGCCGGGTCTGGGCCCTGGCCGTGGCGTACTTCGGCCTCATCTACGGGCTGTACTCGCTCGCGTTCTTCCTGCCCACCATCATCGGGGGTTTCCAGGAACGCTTCGGCACCACGTTCTCGGTCTTCGAGAAGGGCCTGGTGACGGCCGTGCCGTACGTCCCGGCGGCGCTCGCGCTGTTCCTGTGGTCGCGGCACATCTACCGCAACGGGTTCAAGAGCTGGCACATCGCGCTGCCCACGCTCCTGGCCGGTCTCAGCGTCCCCGTCGCGCTCTACATGAACTCGCCCTACCTGACGATCCTCGTCATCGCCGTGACGGCCTGCGGGATCTTCATGGCGCTGCCGAACTTCTGGTCGCTGCCGGCGCAGTTCCTCACCGGCGCGGCCGCGGCCGCGGGCATCGCCTTCATCAACACGTTCGGCAACATCGGGGGCTTCTCCGCGCCGTACGTGACGGGCTGGCTGACCGACCTCACCGGGGACGAGAAGCTCGGCCTGTGGCTGACCGGCGGGTTGCTCGTGCTGTCCGCAGGGATCCTCCTCGTGCTCTCCCGTCGCAGCCGGGCGACCGACGCCTCCGAGCGCGTCGCCACCCAGACCTCCGCCGCCTGA
- a CDS encoding sugar phosphate isomerase/epimerase family protein, with product MAVGVSTYAYSHRWDEGGPDPLSLLEMLHQTADLGAAVFQVCDHPDLEALTPELAVALRAAAAERGLVLETGTRGTGVEHLRRHLQHALALGARTVRSMAYAVVDGVEDRPTLQESVSRLREVVPEYAAAGVVLGLETYEQIATADLLAVVDAVDDPHLGIVLDPANCVAALEHPRDVVRRLARRVVNVHVKDFRFTRRDGWAGFTLASCPLGEGQLDYRDLLDVVQPDPARVHQVLEHWLLPQGDGVATRAVEAEWTERSLRTLEDLQD from the coding sequence GTGGCCGTCGGAGTGTCCACCTACGCGTACAGCCACCGGTGGGACGAGGGTGGTCCGGACCCCCTGTCGCTGCTGGAGATGCTGCACCAGACCGCCGACCTGGGGGCTGCGGTCTTCCAGGTCTGCGACCACCCGGACCTCGAGGCGCTGACCCCGGAGCTCGCGGTCGCGCTGCGCGCCGCCGCCGCCGAACGGGGGCTGGTCCTGGAGACGGGCACGCGCGGCACCGGGGTCGAGCACCTGCGGCGGCACCTCCAGCACGCCCTCGCGCTCGGCGCCCGCACCGTCCGGTCGATGGCCTACGCCGTCGTCGACGGCGTCGAGGACCGCCCCACCCTGCAGGAGAGCGTCTCCCGGCTGCGGGAGGTCGTCCCCGAGTACGCGGCCGCCGGGGTGGTCCTCGGCCTGGAGACGTACGAGCAGATCGCCACCGCCGACCTCCTCGCCGTCGTGGACGCCGTCGACGACCCCCACCTCGGGATCGTCCTGGACCCGGCGAACTGCGTCGCCGCCCTGGAGCACCCCCGCGACGTCGTGCGCCGGCTGGCCCGCCGCGTCGTCAACGTCCACGTCAAGGACTTCCGGTTCACCCGGCGCGACGGCTGGGCGGGTTTCACGCTCGCGAGCTGCCCGCTGGGGGAGGGGCAGCTGGACTACCGGGACCTGCTGGACGTCGTCCAGCCGGACCCCGCGCGCGTCCACCAGGTCCTGGAGCACTGGCTGCTGCCCCAGGGGGACGGGGTCGCGACACGAGCGGTCGAGGCGGAGTGGACCGAGCGGTCCCTGCGCACGCTCGAGGATCTCCAGGACTGA
- a CDS encoding FadR/GntR family transcriptional regulator has translation MPVFRDDDSRRVDLELTALPRGSAVSEVSRQMTSLIADGTFAPGTRLPPERALAESLGVGRSAVREALAALEILGLVSVRPGSGTYVRDSMSELLPTTLSWGLMLSAGHTAQLSEVRGALEVQAAVQAAERIEDGDLGRLRAHLEAMEANTGDLQAFIEADAAFHRQLADAAGNDVMAQLLQTVRSLLRVWVERGLQSAEQAGEACREHRAVYEAVAAHDGDAARSAMVRHMRTAGDRVEHTEPRSGSSLAV, from the coding sequence GTGCCCGTCTTCCGCGACGACGACTCCCGACGCGTCGACCTGGAGCTGACGGCGCTGCCCCGCGGTTCGGCCGTCTCCGAGGTCTCCCGCCAGATGACCTCCCTCATCGCCGACGGCACCTTCGCCCCGGGGACGCGGCTGCCCCCCGAGCGCGCGCTCGCCGAGTCCCTGGGGGTCGGCCGCTCCGCCGTGCGCGAGGCGCTGGCCGCCCTGGAGATCCTCGGGCTCGTCTCGGTGCGTCCCGGTTCCGGTACCTACGTCCGCGACAGCATGTCCGAGCTGCTGCCGACCACGCTGAGCTGGGGGCTCATGCTCTCGGCGGGCCACACCGCCCAGTTGTCCGAGGTGCGCGGGGCGCTGGAGGTGCAGGCCGCGGTGCAGGCGGCCGAACGCATCGAGGACGGCGACCTGGGGCGGCTGCGCGCCCACCTCGAGGCGATGGAGGCGAACACCGGCGACCTGCAGGCGTTCATCGAGGCCGACGCGGCCTTCCACCGTCAGCTCGCCGACGCCGCGGGCAACGACGTCATGGCCCAGCTGCTGCAGACGGTCCGCTCCCTGCTGCGCGTGTGGGTCGAGCGGGGTCTGCAGTCGGCCGAGCAGGCGGGCGAGGCCTGCCGGGAGCACCGCGCGGTCTACGAGGCCGTCGCCGCGCACGACGGCGACGCCGCCCGCAGTGCCATGGTCCGGCACATGCGGACCGCCGGGGACCGGGTCGAGCACACCGAGCCGCGGTCCGGCAGCTCGCTGGCGGTCTGA